In the Flagellimonas sp. HMM57 genome, one interval contains:
- a CDS encoding RNA polymerase sigma factor encodes MELQIDDSILVKNYISGDEKALEVLINRHNQRISSFIYSKVMDRDVAEDIFQDTFIKVIKTLKRGSYSEEGKFLPWVMRIAHNLIIDHFRKNKRMPKFEGSDDFNIFSVIHDDKLNAEKQLIKNQIDSDLSLLIDELPEDQKEVLVMRIYKDMSFKEISENTGVSINTALGRMRYALINLRKIVERNNIVLTN; translated from the coding sequence ATGGAACTACAGATTGATGACTCAATATTAGTAAAAAACTATATTTCTGGAGATGAAAAAGCTCTAGAAGTTCTTATCAACCGACATAACCAAAGAATCTCAAGTTTTATTTATTCTAAAGTAATGGACAGGGATGTCGCCGAAGATATCTTTCAGGACACCTTCATCAAAGTAATTAAAACACTCAAAAGAGGTTCATATAGTGAAGAAGGTAAGTTTTTGCCTTGGGTTATGCGAATTGCACACAACCTTATTATAGACCACTTTCGTAAGAACAAAAGGATGCCCAAGTTCGAGGGTAGCGATGATTTTAATATTTTCTCGGTCATTCATGATGATAAACTGAATGCAGAAAAACAACTTATCAAAAACCAGATAGATAGTGATCTTTCACTATTGATAGATGAGCTGCCAGAAGACCAAAAAGAAGTATTGGTCATGCGAATCTATAAAGACATGAGCTTCAAGGAAATCTCTGAAAACACAGGGGTAAGCATTAATACAGCTTTAGGGAGAATGCGATACGCTTTGATTAACTTAAGAAAGATAGTTGAACGTAATAATATCGTTTTAACGAATTAA
- a CDS encoding OmpA family protein, with protein MLQKLRICLLFVLITGNIFGQRNKVKKADEEFETYSYIDARKIYLKVVEDGYESAQVFKKLGDTYYFNSEYKEASIWYKRLLEKFPNEVEPIYKHRVAQSLKSIGAYEESKKIMGSYADMAQNSSITENYQKNKSVLDSIIDFESKEFEVLNASNGLSSSDFGPSFYGNSIAYASTSKNTQGDKIHDWNGLPYLDLYQADLDENGLFSKTTSLKGDINTPYHESSACFTKDGETMYFTRNNYINGKKKRGKNKLVSLKIYKATKSTDGSWGNVQELPFNSDSYAVAHPALNRDETRLYFSSDMPGTFGMSDIWYVEVLKNGSYGSPVNLGSRVNTEARESFPYLSNNNNLYFSSDGHVGLGGLDVFVISLNNPGAFKEVTNLKKPINTNQDDFGLIINEEKRFGYLSSNRNGNEGSKSDDIYRFSESCSILIKGLVVDKDTREILPGSMVILLDSENKVVSQTIANSKGVYSFDGISDCNDQYSVRGTNNEQEYQPDEKLVNTPLGSSTLEVDLELTPPDCPVNDLGCRLELQPIYFDFDKHNIRPDAEVELAKILSAMKEYPQLVIHIESHTDSRGNDRYNELLSDRRAKSTLEWLVNKGIDRTRLSAKGYGESQLQNECSNGMKCSEKAHQLNRRSMFIIKN; from the coding sequence ATGCTACAAAAATTGCGAATATGTTTACTGTTTGTATTAATTACGGGAAACATTTTTGGACAAAGGAATAAAGTAAAAAAAGCAGATGAAGAATTTGAAACCTATTCCTATATCGATGCTAGAAAAATATATCTTAAGGTTGTTGAAGATGGTTATGAATCTGCACAAGTATTTAAAAAACTGGGAGATACCTACTATTTCAATAGCGAATATAAAGAAGCGTCCATATGGTATAAAAGACTGCTGGAAAAGTTTCCAAACGAAGTAGAACCGATTTATAAACATAGAGTCGCACAATCCCTCAAAAGTATAGGAGCATATGAGGAGTCAAAAAAGATAATGGGTTCTTATGCTGATATGGCCCAAAATAGTTCGATAACAGAAAACTACCAGAAAAACAAATCCGTTTTAGACAGTATTATTGACTTTGAATCGAAAGAGTTCGAAGTGCTAAATGCTTCCAACGGTTTATCCAGCTCAGACTTTGGACCTTCCTTTTATGGAAATAGTATCGCATATGCTTCAACTTCAAAAAATACCCAAGGAGATAAAATCCATGATTGGAACGGACTCCCTTACCTAGATTTATATCAAGCAGATCTGGATGAAAATGGACTATTCTCGAAAACCACATCGCTCAAAGGCGATATTAACACTCCATACCATGAGTCTTCAGCATGTTTTACAAAAGATGGAGAAACTATGTATTTTACTAGAAACAACTACATAAATGGCAAGAAAAAAAGAGGAAAGAACAAATTGGTCAGCCTAAAAATTTACAAGGCCACCAAAAGTACAGATGGTAGTTGGGGCAATGTACAAGAACTGCCTTTTAATAGCGATTCTTACGCTGTGGCCCATCCAGCATTGAACAGGGACGAAACTAGACTTTACTTTTCTTCGGATATGCCAGGTACTTTTGGAATGTCAGATATATGGTATGTTGAAGTGTTGAAAAATGGGAGTTACGGAAGTCCCGTGAATTTAGGTTCAAGGGTAAATACCGAAGCCAGGGAGAGTTTTCCTTATTTGAGCAATAACAACAACTTATATTTTTCGAGCGATGGACATGTAGGTCTCGGCGGGTTGGATGTTTTTGTAATCTCCCTAAACAATCCAGGCGCTTTTAAAGAAGTGACCAATCTAAAAAAGCCTATAAATACAAACCAAGACGATTTTGGACTTATCATCAACGAAGAAAAGCGCTTTGGCTATTTATCATCCAATAGAAATGGAAATGAAGGGAGTAAGTCAGACGACATTTACAGATTTTCCGAAAGTTGTTCCATTCTAATCAAAGGATTAGTTGTGGACAAGGATACAAGGGAAATCTTGCCTGGTTCAATGGTCATACTTCTTGATAGTGAAAACAAGGTTGTCTCCCAAACCATAGCCAATAGTAAAGGTGTATATAGTTTTGATGGAATTTCGGATTGTAACGACCAATATTCGGTTAGGGGAACCAATAACGAGCAAGAATATCAACCAGATGAGAAACTGGTCAATACTCCTTTAGGTTCTTCAACTTTAGAGGTTGATCTAGAATTGACACCTCCAGATTGTCCAGTAAACGATTTAGGTTGCAGATTAGAATTACAGCCCATCTATTTTGATTTTGATAAGCATAACATAAGACCAGATGCTGAAGTGGAGTTGGCCAAAATATTATCAGCCATGAAAGAATATCCACAATTGGTCATCCACATAGAATCACATACAGATTCCAGAGGAAACGATAGATACAATGAACTTCTTTCCGATAGGAGAGCCAAATCCACATTGGAATGGTTAGTTAATAAAGGAATAGATAGAACCAGACTCTCCGCTAAAGGTTATGGCGAATCTCAACTTCAAAATGAATGCTCAAATGGTATGAAATGTTCAGAAAAAGCCCATCAATTAAATCGAAGATCTATGTTCATCATTAAAAACTAA
- the bcp gene encoding thioredoxin-dependent thiol peroxidase: MNMLKVGDKVPEFSSKDQDGNTISLSDYKGKRLAIFFYPRANTPGCTAEACNLRDNYKLLQEQGLEILGVSEDSEKKQANFKNKYDFPYPLLADEDHTVIETFGVWGPKKFMGKEYDGLHRTTFVIDGEGVIEKVIEKVKTKDHAAQLLD; encoded by the coding sequence ATGAATATGTTAAAAGTAGGGGATAAAGTACCTGAATTTTCTTCAAAAGACCAAGACGGGAACACGATAAGTCTTAGTGACTACAAAGGAAAGCGATTGGCCATTTTTTTCTATCCGCGAGCAAATACACCAGGATGTACCGCAGAAGCCTGTAATTTAAGGGATAACTACAAACTTTTACAGGAACAAGGACTGGAAATACTGGGAGTAAGCGAAGATTCAGAAAAAAAGCAAGCGAACTTCAAGAATAAATATGATTTCCCTTATCCATTACTGGCAGATGAAGACCATACCGTAATAGAAACGTTTGGTGTATGGGGACCGAAAAAATTTATGGGTAAAGAATATGATGGATTGCATAGAACAACTTTTGTAATCGATGGCGAAGGTGTTATCGAAAAAGTCATCGAAAAGGTAAAAACGAAAGATCACGCGGCACAGCTTTTGGACTAA
- the nth gene encoding endonuclease III: MTKQQKVNFTIDTLNELYPTIPVPLDHKDPYTLLIAVLLSAQSTDVRVNKITPLLFERADNPHAMVRLSVDEIRDIIRPVGLSPMKSKGIHGLSKILIEKYNGEVPKDIALLEELPAVGHKTASVVVSQAFGIPAFPVDTHIHRLMYRWGFTNGKNVVQTEKDAKRLFPKALWNRLHLQIIWYGREYSPARGWNLEKDIITRTIGRKLVLNEYYKTKKSR; this comes from the coding sequence ATGACTAAACAACAGAAAGTAAATTTCACAATTGATACATTGAATGAACTTTATCCCACAATTCCAGTACCTCTAGACCATAAAGACCCCTATACTTTATTGATCGCTGTACTCTTATCTGCCCAAAGCACGGATGTTCGTGTAAATAAGATAACCCCATTACTTTTTGAAAGGGCCGATAATCCGCATGCCATGGTCCGCCTTTCGGTTGATGAAATAAGGGACATCATACGCCCGGTTGGGCTATCTCCAATGAAATCGAAAGGTATTCACGGACTTTCCAAAATTTTAATAGAAAAATATAATGGAGAAGTGCCAAAAGATATTGCGCTATTGGAAGAATTGCCTGCCGTTGGTCATAAAACTGCCAGTGTAGTAGTATCGCAAGCATTTGGGATTCCTGCTTTTCCTGTGGATACGCATATCCATAGACTTATGTACCGTTGGGGGTTCACCAATGGAAAAAATGTGGTACAAACTGAAAAGGACGCAAAACGCTTGTTCCCAAAAGCGTTGTGGAATCGATTACATTTACAGATTATATGGTATGGTCGTGAATATTCCCCAGCTAGGGGATGGAACCTGGAAAAGGATATCATCACGCGGACAATTGGTCGTAAATTGGTGCTCAATGAATACTATAAAACCAAAAAGAGCCGCTAA
- a CDS encoding gliding motility-associated C-terminal domain-containing protein encodes MNYCKVKNRISFFLVIILPVFIFSVNANIWSSHENNFSHSEESNNELNSMNNMFVPGIGLIKTGAVTDFDEILCGQIVFTYTVTNESTAGEILENIEITDTDLGDIILNGSPVSGDVNNNTLLDPGETWIYNSFYETTQVDIDNGSFGDQPANVTSNPVGQPLVSVDDVSDPIDVEGSNPTIIDLTACQPRIAVIKTGSISNDPAGGLDCNFIDYQFEVTNEGSQILENVVLNDPLLGGDLPGPDSGDDNNDTFLDPDETWIYVADYVTTPEDINDGFVENQATATADVQGMINTVNDLSDNDSVLEDDPTITDLSSCGELGPRIGLVKDGNPIDFDGDGCIESILYTFTIINFGNVDLDEVFLEDPLFGGPIPGPDSESIAENNILQVGEVWIYTALYAITQDDIDAAVVINQATVSAESVGTDEQVADQSDDDSNFENQPTRTEVPDDSCTEGGPRIGLVKNGNPIDFDGDGCIESILYTFTVTNLGNIDLDEVHLEDPLLGGPIPGPDSESISENNVLQVGEIWIYTALYAITQDDIDATIVVNQATVSAEPVGADEQVVDQSDDDSNFEDDPTRTQVPDDACTEGGPGIGLIKTSELVDIDNDGCIESIRYTFTMTNLGDFDLDEVLLEDPLFEDSLFGGVIPGPVSESVTENNILEVDEIWTYTALYTIKQADIDATIVVNQATVSAEPVGFDINVFDLSDDDSNFENSPTRTEVPDDACPGDDGGTPLFGIAMIKTGEGLDIDNDGCDDSIRYDFTVINSGSINLENVEINDELFEGQINGLVVSEETEDGILQPGEEWQYTAIYNVTQEDIDGIFVDNQASIAANLIELNDVIFDLSDDDSYQENEMTRTNVSAFCEFNGNNTGFRIYNGITPNGDGFNDYFQIVGIENYPDNNVKIFNRWGVEIYNSDNYGQGNNLFRGISEGRATIDKSRELPSGTYFYILTFTGENPGEDTYSGYLYINRD; translated from the coding sequence ATGAACTATTGCAAAGTAAAAAATAGAATTTCTTTTTTCTTAGTTATAATATTACCCGTTTTCATTTTTAGTGTAAATGCCAATATATGGTCATCTCATGAAAACAATTTCTCCCATAGCGAAGAAAGTAACAATGAACTCAACAGCATGAACAACATGTTTGTACCGGGCATTGGTCTTATAAAAACCGGGGCCGTTACCGATTTCGACGAAATCCTCTGCGGTCAAATTGTTTTTACCTATACCGTGACCAACGAAAGTACTGCCGGTGAGATACTCGAGAACATTGAGATCACAGATACAGATCTTGGTGATATTATTCTTAACGGATCTCCTGTATCTGGTGATGTGAACAATAACACCCTTCTAGATCCCGGTGAAACATGGATATATAATTCTTTCTATGAGACAACGCAGGTAGATATAGATAATGGTTCTTTTGGAGACCAACCTGCAAATGTTACTTCAAATCCAGTTGGCCAACCTTTAGTGAGTGTGGACGATGTATCCGATCCAATTGATGTGGAAGGGAGCAATCCAACTATAATAGATCTAACGGCTTGTCAGCCAAGAATTGCGGTTATAAAAACTGGGAGTATTTCCAATGACCCTGCTGGAGGATTGGACTGTAATTTTATCGATTATCAGTTTGAAGTCACTAATGAAGGTAGTCAAATTTTAGAAAATGTGGTTCTTAATGATCCGCTATTGGGTGGGGATTTACCCGGTCCCGATTCAGGTGATGACAATAATGATACTTTCCTAGACCCTGATGAAACTTGGATTTATGTCGCAGATTATGTTACAACACCGGAGGATATAAACGATGGGTTTGTGGAAAATCAGGCTACCGCTACTGCTGATGTTCAGGGAATGATTAACACGGTCAATGACCTGTCTGATAATGATAGTGTATTGGAAGATGATCCTACAATAACCGACCTGAGTTCCTGTGGTGAGCTTGGTCCTCGCATAGGTCTTGTAAAAGATGGCAATCCAATAGATTTTGATGGTGACGGCTGTATCGAGAGTATCTTGTATACCTTCACTATAATCAACTTTGGCAATGTCGATTTGGACGAGGTATTCTTGGAAGATCCTCTGTTCGGTGGGCCCATACCCGGACCCGACTCGGAGAGCATTGCAGAAAACAACATACTACAAGTGGGCGAGGTTTGGATATACACAGCGCTATACGCCATCACACAGGACGATATCGATGCCGCTGTGGTAATCAACCAGGCCACCGTATCTGCAGAGTCCGTGGGAACGGACGAACAGGTCGCCGACCAGTCTGATGACGACAGTAACTTTGAAAATCAGCCTACAAGGACAGAAGTTCCCGACGATTCCTGTACCGAAGGAGGGCCTCGTATAGGTCTTGTAAAAAATGGCAATCCAATAGACTTTGATGGTGACGGCTGTATCGAGAGTATCCTGTACACCTTCACCGTGACCAACTTGGGCAATATCGATTTGGACGAGGTACACTTGGAAGATCCCCTGCTCGGTGGGCCCATACCCGGACCCGACTCGGAGAGTATCTCCGAGAACAATGTACTGCAGGTCGGAGAAATATGGATCTACACCGCACTCTATGCAATCACACAGGACGACATCGATGCCACAATTGTGGTCAACCAGGCTACCGTATCAGCAGAACCCGTAGGAGCCGACGAACAGGTCGTGGACCAGTCCGATGACGACAGTAACTTCGAGGACGACCCCACAAGGACACAGGTGCCAGATGATGCCTGTACCGAAGGAGGTCCCGGCATAGGGCTTATCAAGACCAGTGAACTGGTCGATATTGACAATGATGGCTGTATCGAGAGTATACGCTACACCTTCACCATGACCAACTTGGGCGATTTCGACCTCGACGAGGTCCTCTTGGAAGATCCCTTGTTCGAAGATTCCCTATTCGGTGGGGTCATTCCAGGGCCAGTCTCCGAGAGTGTTACCGAGAACAACATACTAGAGGTGGACGAGATATGGACCTATACAGCACTATACACCATCAAACAGGCCGACATAGATGCCACAATTGTGGTCAATCAAGCCACCGTATCGGCAGAGCCTGTTGGCTTTGATATTAATGTTTTCGATTTATCTGATGACGATAGCAACTTTGAGAACTCCCCAACCAGAACCGAGGTACCTGATGATGCTTGCCCTGGTGATGACGGTGGAACACCGCTGTTCGGTATTGCCATGATCAAAACAGGAGAAGGACTGGATATTGATAACGACGGCTGCGATGATAGTATAAGGTATGATTTTACCGTAATCAATTCAGGGAGTATCAACTTAGAAAATGTGGAGATAAATGATGAACTCTTTGAGGGACAGATAAACGGATTGGTAGTGAGCGAAGAGACTGAAGATGGTATCCTACAACCGGGAGAAGAATGGCAGTATACTGCAATCTACAATGTAACACAGGAAGATATAGATGGGATTTTCGTTGACAACCAAGCCTCAATCGCTGCCAACTTAATAGAATTGAATGATGTTATTTTTGATTTATCCGATGATGATAGTTACCAAGAAAATGAAATGACCAGAACCAATGTTTCCGCTTTCTGCGAATTTAATGGTAACAATACCGGTTTCAGGATTTACAATGGCATAACTCCCAATGGAGACGGTTTTAATGATTATTTCCAGATTGTAGGCATAGAAAACTACCCAGATAACAATGTAAAAATCTTCAACAGATGGGGTGTCGAAATCTATAACAGTGACAATTACGGTCAGGGAAATAATCTTTTCCGTGGTATTTCTGAAGGCAGGGCCACAATAGACAAATCCAGGGAACTGCCCAGTGGCACCTATTTCTACATTCTAACATTTACAGGCGAAAATCCTGGAGAAGATACCTACTCTGGTTATCTATATATCAATAGAGATTAA
- a CDS encoding type IX secretion system membrane protein PorP/SprF encodes MKRNRLIISIVFMVLGIVCTAQQNPQYTQYMYNTQIINPAYSGSREALSFGLLGRTQWVSLEGSPESGTFTVNSPIGLYDNMGLGLSIVHDRIGPSSESNITADYAYRIDVSREGRLSFGLKAGVDVLNVDYSALTIFDQNDPFFQNNIDNRLQPQVGVGLYFNTDRFYMGASIPNFLRAEHFDEGTLEGDNVDSDSIALERLHYFLIAGYVFDLNQNLKFKPATLFKAVGGSPLQWDFSANFLFNEKFTLGASYRWSASLSALAGFQITDSLFLGMAYDYQTTEIESYSDGSYEVFLRFDIFKKSDRILTPRFF; translated from the coding sequence ATGAAAAGAAATCGATTGATAATAAGCATCGTATTTATGGTACTTGGTATAGTTTGTACGGCGCAGCAAAACCCACAGTACACACAATACATGTACAATACCCAAATCATTAATCCAGCCTATAGCGGTTCTAGAGAAGCTTTAAGTTTTGGACTATTGGGAAGAACCCAATGGGTCAGTCTGGAAGGGTCACCAGAATCTGGGACATTTACTGTTAACTCCCCGATCGGACTTTATGATAATATGGGTTTAGGCTTGTCGATTGTACATGACAGAATAGGACCTTCCTCAGAATCCAATATAACAGCAGATTATGCATACCGTATTGATGTTTCAAGAGAGGGTAGGCTATCCTTCGGTCTAAAGGCCGGTGTTGATGTATTGAATGTTGACTATAGTGCGTTGACCATTTTTGATCAAAATGACCCATTTTTTCAAAATAATATTGATAATAGATTACAACCACAAGTAGGTGTTGGGCTATATTTCAATACCGATAGATTTTATATGGGGGCTTCCATACCAAATTTCTTACGGGCAGAGCATTTTGATGAAGGTACTCTTGAAGGCGACAACGTGGATTCCGATAGTATTGCGTTGGAAAGATTGCATTACTTTTTGATTGCCGGGTATGTTTTTGATTTAAACCAAAATCTTAAGTTCAAGCCCGCTACCCTGTTCAAAGCTGTTGGTGGTTCTCCGCTACAATGGGATTTTTCTGCAAATTTTCTCTTCAATGAGAAATTTACTTTAGGAGCTTCATATCGATGGAGTGCATCCTTAAGTGCGCTAGCAGGATTTCAGATAACCGATTCGCTGTTTTTGGGCATGGCATATGATTATCAGACCACCGAAATAGAATCCTATAGCGATGGATCTTATGAAGTATTTCTTCGATTTGACATCTTCAAAAAATCAGACCGAATATTAACTCCAAGATTCTTCTAA
- the uvrA gene encoding excinuclease ABC subunit UvrA: protein MAIINNVDPKENIIIKGAKLHNLKNIDVVIPRNKLVVITGLSGSGKSSLAFDTLYAEGQRRYVESLSSYARQFLGKLDKPKVDYIKGIAPAIAIEQKVNSTNPRSTVGTTTEVYDYLKLLYARIGKTISPLSGSEVKKDTVTDVIDFVKSLEVDSKLLLSAPITIKKEREPLKSLQLFSKQGYARIKYKGEVLRIDNVPEDIGRNFDLVVDRIIVKEDEDFYNRLGNAVDNAFFEGKGQCSIENLKDGEIKTFSNQFELDGMKFLEPNVHLFSFNNPYGACPKCEGYGDVIGIDEDLVVPNTALSIFENAVFPWRGESMGWYRDQLVNEAYKFDFPIHKPWFELSEKQKQLVWDGNEHFIGIHKFFQQLEEKSYKIQNRVMLSRYRGKTKCPICKGKRLRPEADYVKVGGHSISDLIELPIKKLIPFFEDLQLSEHDSTIAKRLLKEIMTRLDFLSKVGLSYLTLNRKSNTLSGGESQRINLATSLGSSLVGSMYILDEPSIGLHPKDTENLIEVLLSLRDLGNTVIVVEHDEDIMKAADEVIDIGPEAGTLGGHVVATGSLEQILNANSLTADYLNGNKEIAVPSERRNSKYYIQIKGARENNLKNIDVTFPLNVLTVVTGVSGSGKSTLVKKIVYPTILKEVGGYGEKAGQFTKVEGKYSHIKHVEFVDQNPIGRSSRSNPVTYIKAYDDIRTLFSSQKLSKLRGYQPKHFSFNVDGGRCEKCKGEGEITVEMQFMADVHLECDVCDGKRFKKDVLEVQFEGKNIDNILNLTIDEAIEHFKNYAQNKIVAKLQPLQDVGLGYVTLGQSSSTLSGGEAQRIKLASFLVKGNTKEKALFIFDEPTTGLHFHDIKKLLKSFDELIAKGHSIIVIEHNIELIKCADYIIDLGPEGGENGGHLIAEGTPEEIIQNRKSFTAEYLTGKL from the coding sequence ATGGCCATTATCAATAACGTTGATCCAAAAGAGAATATTATCATAAAAGGGGCGAAACTACACAATCTAAAGAATATTGATGTGGTCATCCCAAGAAATAAGCTCGTGGTCATTACTGGGCTCTCCGGTTCCGGTAAATCTAGCCTTGCTTTTGATACCTTATATGCAGAAGGACAGCGCCGTTATGTAGAGAGTCTTTCCTCCTATGCCCGCCAGTTTTTGGGTAAATTGGACAAACCAAAAGTAGACTATATAAAAGGTATAGCTCCGGCCATAGCCATAGAGCAAAAGGTAAATTCCACCAATCCAAGGTCCACTGTTGGTACAACAACAGAAGTCTATGACTATCTAAAACTACTTTACGCCCGTATTGGAAAAACCATATCCCCCCTCTCGGGCAGTGAAGTTAAAAAAGATACAGTAACCGATGTTATTGATTTTGTCAAGTCTTTAGAAGTAGATAGTAAGTTATTGCTCTCGGCACCTATTACTATAAAGAAGGAAAGAGAACCGCTTAAATCGTTACAACTTTTTTCCAAACAAGGTTATGCACGTATCAAATATAAAGGAGAGGTGCTACGGATAGATAATGTTCCCGAGGATATTGGCAGAAACTTTGATCTGGTCGTGGACAGAATAATCGTTAAAGAAGACGAAGACTTTTATAATCGTTTGGGCAATGCTGTGGACAATGCATTTTTTGAAGGCAAAGGACAGTGCAGTATTGAAAACTTGAAAGATGGAGAAATAAAAACGTTCAGCAATCAATTTGAATTGGACGGAATGAAATTTCTTGAGCCTAACGTACACTTGTTCAGTTTCAACAATCCGTATGGCGCCTGTCCAAAATGTGAAGGCTATGGTGATGTAATTGGAATAGATGAAGATTTGGTCGTTCCCAATACGGCACTATCCATTTTTGAAAATGCAGTTTTTCCATGGCGTGGGGAAAGCATGGGCTGGTACCGTGACCAATTGGTAAATGAAGCCTATAAATTCGATTTTCCTATCCATAAACCTTGGTTTGAACTTTCTGAAAAGCAAAAACAATTGGTTTGGGACGGTAATGAACACTTTATAGGTATCCATAAATTCTTTCAACAGCTCGAAGAGAAAAGTTATAAAATACAGAACAGGGTAATGCTATCGCGCTACAGGGGCAAGACCAAATGTCCTATCTGTAAAGGGAAACGACTTAGACCAGAGGCAGACTATGTTAAGGTAGGGGGACATTCCATATCGGACTTAATTGAATTGCCCATCAAAAAACTTATTCCCTTTTTTGAAGATTTACAACTTTCCGAGCACGATAGCACCATTGCAAAAAGATTGCTGAAAGAAATTATGACCCGTCTTGACTTCCTCAGCAAAGTAGGTTTAAGCTATTTGACCTTAAATAGAAAATCCAATACGTTGTCAGGTGGTGAGAGTCAACGTATAAACCTTGCCACTTCATTGGGAAGTAGTTTAGTAGGTTCGATGTATATTTTGGATGAACCAAGCATAGGATTACACCCAAAAGATACCGAAAATTTAATAGAGGTCTTATTATCCCTGCGAGATTTGGGCAACACGGTGATAGTAGTCGAACATGATGAAGATATCATGAAAGCTGCGGATGAAGTTATCGATATAGGACCTGAAGCGGGTACATTGGGCGGTCATGTAGTAGCCACAGGAAGTTTAGAACAAATATTGAACGCTAATTCCCTAACGGCAGATTATCTAAATGGCAATAAAGAAATTGCCGTGCCAAGCGAACGCAGAAATTCCAAATATTATATACAGATTAAAGGAGCTCGCGAAAACAATCTTAAAAATATAGATGTTACGTTTCCCCTAAACGTTCTTACGGTGGTTACTGGGGTTTCGGGCAGTGGCAAAAGTACCTTGGTCAAGAAAATAGTATATCCAACCATTCTAAAAGAAGTGGGTGGCTATGGAGAAAAAGCAGGTCAGTTTACTAAAGTAGAAGGCAAATACAGTCATATAAAACATGTGGAGTTCGTTGACCAAAATCCTATAGGCCGTTCCTCTAGGTCAAACCCGGTTACCTATATAAAGGCTTACGATGACATTCGAACTCTTTTTTCATCGCAAAAACTCAGCAAGCTAAGAGGGTATCAACCCAAACATTTTTCTTTTAATGTGGATGGGGGACGTTGTGAAAAATGTAAAGGTGAAGGAGAGATCACCGTAGAAATGCAATTTATGGCCGATGTGCATCTGGAATGTGATGTATGTGACGGCAAACGTTTTAAAAAAGATGTACTAGAAGTACAGTTTGAAGGAAAAAATATAGACAATATTCTTAATTTGACCATAGATGAAGCCATCGAACATTTCAAAAACTATGCACAAAACAAGATTGTAGCCAAATTACAGCCATTACAAGATGTTGGTCTCGGCTACGTTACTTTGGGTCAGTCCTCCTCTACCCTTTCCGGTGGTGAAGCACAACGCATTAAACTAGCTTCCTTTTTGGTAAAAGGAAATACAAAAGAAAAAGCACTCTTCATTTTTGACGAACCTACAACAGGCCTTCATTTCCATGATATTAAAAAGCTATTAAAATCTTTTGATGAACTCATTGCAAAGGGACACTCCATCATTGTCATAGAGCATAATATAGAGCTCATTAAATGTGCAGATTACATTATTGACCTAGGTCCAGAAGGTGGTGAAAATGGTGGACACCTAATTGCTGAAGGTACACCTGAAGAAATAATTCAAAATAGGAAATCCTTTACTGCAGAATATCTTACTGGAAAGCTTTAG